A section of the Natronolimnobius sp. AArcel1 genome encodes:
- a CDS encoding enoyl-CoA hydratase/isomerase family protein — protein sequence MEPDHLLLERAPPIQRITLNRPDRLNALATQTWAELRDALRDADEDDEVRVIILGGEGRAFCSGDDIADFEFETTADARAYARHIMSCGLTIERIETPVISSVHGLAHGGGCEIAALADVTIASEEATFRLPEALVGAVPGIGLVRFPELIGLKQTRELMLTGREFDATEAHDLGLVNEVAPADELEDVVTERAEDVARTAPVSAQLIKRILNSRLEDEAEAVNALTLIFTMDDAVEGMEAFFDGREPEWSGN from the coding sequence ATGGAGCCAGACCACCTGCTACTCGAGCGAGCGCCACCCATCCAGCGAATCACCCTGAACCGCCCTGACCGATTGAACGCACTCGCAACCCAGACCTGGGCCGAACTCCGTGATGCGTTGCGCGACGCCGACGAGGACGACGAGGTACGGGTGATCATCCTTGGCGGCGAAGGCCGGGCGTTTTGCTCGGGCGACGACATCGCGGACTTCGAGTTCGAGACGACTGCGGACGCTCGCGCCTACGCCAGACACATCATGTCCTGTGGGCTGACCATCGAACGGATCGAGACGCCGGTGATCTCGAGCGTTCATGGGCTGGCCCACGGCGGCGGCTGCGAAATCGCCGCCCTCGCCGACGTCACGATTGCGAGCGAGGAGGCGACGTTCCGACTTCCCGAAGCACTCGTCGGTGCCGTCCCTGGCATCGGCCTCGTCCGGTTCCCCGAACTCATCGGACTCAAGCAAACCCGTGAACTCATGCTCACGGGCCGCGAATTCGACGCGACAGAGGCCCACGACCTCGGCCTCGTCAACGAGGTCGCCCCTGCCGACGAACTCGAGGACGTCGTCACCGAGCGCGCCGAAGACGTCGCCCGAACGGCACCTGTTTCCGCCCAACTCATCAAGCGCATCCTCAACTCGAGACTCGAGGACGAAGCCGAAGCCGTCAACGCCCTCACGCTGATCTTCACGATGGACGACGCGGTTGAGGGGATGGAGGCCTTCTTCGACGGACGAGAGCCGGAGTGGTCCGGCAACTGA
- a CDS encoding MBL fold metallo-hydrolase produces MPPDADTDTTTIEATELTPGIHRVETITDGKIHGYHVLEGATGPILVDPGYVDAPTTVYEPFLVDLGWSLADVSLAVVTHSDADHFGGNHELREHSPGVTIAGHVADAPLMESVDRILEDRYRQFADEHGLTYEQEVYDWLTGMMGPDEPIDLHLRGGESIRVQDRQLRVLHTPGHTKGHLALYDDEYGLVIGGDAFFGRGLYDAEGEYLQPPPYYLYPEYENTIQLVASLEPDQLSFTHYDVLAGDDIDEFVAESLDFVAEIEALAIEIVNEHGPVTLEEAIDAVVDRRGSFGLDHDLAFPLTAHYGDLVDRGDLETVDRDGRVAWTRP; encoded by the coding sequence ATGCCACCAGACGCCGATACTGACACTACCACTATCGAGGCGACAGAGCTCACGCCCGGCATCCACCGGGTCGAAACGATCACTGACGGGAAAATCCACGGCTATCACGTCCTCGAGGGGGCAACGGGACCGATTCTTGTCGATCCGGGCTACGTGGACGCACCGACGACCGTCTACGAGCCGTTTCTCGTCGATCTGGGCTGGTCGCTCGCAGACGTCTCTCTCGCTGTCGTCACCCACTCCGATGCCGACCACTTCGGCGGGAACCACGAACTCCGCGAACACAGCCCGGGCGTGACGATCGCCGGACACGTCGCCGACGCCCCGCTAATGGAGAGCGTCGACCGAATTCTCGAGGACCGCTACCGTCAGTTCGCGGATGAGCACGGCCTGACCTACGAGCAGGAAGTCTACGACTGGCTTACCGGGATGATGGGGCCGGACGAACCGATCGATCTTCATCTGCGCGGTGGCGAGTCGATCCGCGTACAGGACCGACAGCTCCGGGTGCTGCATACCCCGGGACATACGAAGGGCCACCTTGCGCTGTACGACGACGAGTACGGGCTGGTGATCGGTGGCGACGCCTTCTTTGGGCGCGGGCTGTACGACGCTGAAGGTGAGTACCTCCAGCCGCCGCCGTACTACCTGTATCCCGAATACGAGAACACAATCCAACTCGTCGCCTCGCTCGAGCCCGACCAACTCTCCTTTACCCACTACGACGTACTTGCCGGCGACGACATTGATGAGTTCGTCGCCGAATCGCTGGACTTTGTCGCCGAAATCGAGGCGCTCGCCATCGAGATCGTCAACGAGCACGGCCCCGTCACGCTCGAGGAGGCAATCGACGCTGTCGTCGACCGACGCGGGAGTTTTGGTCTCGACCACGATCTGGCGTTTCCACTCACTGCCCACTACGGTGACCTGGTTGACCGCGGTGACCTCGAGACCGTCGATCGCGATGGGAGAGTCGCCTGGACCCGACCGTAA
- a CDS encoding SDR family NAD(P)-dependent oxidoreductase, with the protein MSIINSTQHDGRTVIITGGSSGIGRGIALAFAEAGSNVVIADVTREPRQGERYETDVTRPTDEVAREEFDVDATYLETDVSDPDAVEAMIDMTLEEYGRIDVVVNNAGIFIEGDSQDLTVEEWDTVTGVNLDGSFFCAKYAIPHLKEHNGVILNVGSVNSQEGGGGPPYASSKAGIVNLTRDLAVELGDDEVNVNAICPGFIETAIQDYQTDESLEQQLGHTLLPRAGTPEDVGTLAVFLASDEASFIHGEEIYIDGGWTAHSL; encoded by the coding sequence ATGTCGATTATTAATAGCACACAACACGACGGCCGGACGGTGATCATCACCGGTGGCTCGAGTGGCATTGGCCGGGGAATCGCGCTGGCGTTCGCCGAGGCGGGCTCGAACGTCGTCATCGCCGACGTAACACGCGAACCGCGACAGGGCGAGCGTTACGAAACCGACGTAACAAGGCCCACCGACGAAGTTGCACGCGAGGAGTTCGACGTCGACGCGACGTATCTCGAGACGGACGTCAGCGATCCCGATGCAGTTGAGGCGATGATCGACATGACGCTCGAGGAGTACGGCCGGATCGATGTGGTGGTGAACAACGCCGGCATATTCATCGAGGGCGACTCGCAGGACCTGACTGTCGAGGAGTGGGACACCGTGACTGGCGTTAACCTCGATGGGTCGTTCTTTTGTGCGAAGTACGCTATTCCCCACCTCAAAGAGCACAACGGCGTGATTCTCAACGTTGGCTCGGTCAACTCCCAGGAAGGCGGCGGCGGGCCACCCTATGCCAGTTCGAAAGCGGGAATCGTCAATCTCACACGTGATCTCGCGGTCGAACTCGGTGACGACGAGGTGAACGTTAACGCGATCTGTCCCGGCTTCATCGAAACGGCGATTCAGGACTACCAGACTGACGAAAGCCTCGAGCAACAACTCGGACACACGCTCTTGCCTCGAGCGGGCACGCCCGAAGACGTCGGTACACTGGCTGTCTTTTTAGCGAGCGACGAGGCTTCGTTTATCCACGGCGAGGAGATCTACATCGACGGCGGCTGGACCGCTCATAGCCTTTAA
- a CDS encoding glycoside hydrolase family 88 protein produces the protein MTDTPIDTDEVLTALTARIGTTLEQTGSEFPYVADPATELWETTSDGNWCGGHWVHALWLAYDHTGEERFADAAREHTDIVVDSMVRPSMFCGMNFHYAGFRAYDITGEDRYRDLGIEGADEMVSYYHHGARQIALGTLEIDGPSSEFRGPESDEGPSGDSLGAVDAIYTSLPVLWRAYRETGDPIYRDTAISHADRHLDWYIREDGSTWHHAEFDLETGELRRQYNELAYSDETCWARGQGWCIAGLARAYEETGAERYLDALEHTTAYYRDHVPDDLVPFWDFEHPDRPNIPRDTSCAVLTAYGLTRLSETPETADLRSFGEDVLESLSQNYLTPVDADDERHPGIVLEGCFNGPSGYADRHELVWSLYYMTSMTHAVR, from the coding sequence ATGACTGACACTCCAATCGACACAGACGAAGTACTGACCGCTCTCACCGCGCGCATCGGGACGACCCTCGAGCAGACTGGCTCGGAATTTCCGTACGTCGCTGATCCAGCGACCGAACTGTGGGAGACGACCTCCGACGGAAACTGGTGTGGCGGCCACTGGGTGCATGCCCTCTGGCTGGCATACGACCACACTGGTGAGGAACGATTCGCCGACGCGGCCCGCGAACACACTGATATCGTCGTCGACTCGATGGTTCGCCCGTCCATGTTCTGCGGGATGAACTTTCACTATGCCGGGTTCAGAGCCTACGATATCACAGGCGAGGACCGCTATCGGGACCTGGGTATCGAGGGAGCTGACGAGATGGTCTCGTACTACCACCATGGGGCGAGACAGATCGCCCTCGGTACCCTCGAGATCGATGGCCCCTCGAGCGAGTTCCGTGGCCCTGAATCCGACGAGGGACCGTCTGGGGATTCACTTGGTGCTGTGGACGCGATCTACACCTCGCTGCCCGTTCTCTGGCGTGCCTACCGGGAGACGGGCGACCCGATCTATCGCGACACCGCAATCTCCCACGCCGACCGCCACCTCGACTGGTACATCCGTGAAGACGGCAGCACCTGGCATCACGCAGAGTTCGACCTCGAGACTGGCGAACTCCGCCGGCAGTACAACGAACTCGCCTACTCTGATGAGACCTGTTGGGCGCGTGGGCAAGGCTGGTGTATCGCCGGCTTAGCTCGGGCCTACGAGGAAACCGGTGCTGAGCGTTATCTCGACGCCCTCGAGCACACGACAGCGTACTATCGCGATCATGTCCCCGATGATCTGGTGCCATTCTGGGATTTCGAGCATCCCGATCGGCCAAACATTCCCCGCGACACCAGCTGTGCGGTACTTACCGCCTACGGGCTCACGAGGCTTTCAGAGACGCCAGAAACTGCGGATCTCAGGTCGTTCGGTGAGGACGTTCTCGAGTCGCTCTCTCAAAACTATCTGACACCGGTCGACGCCGATGATGAGCGCCATCCCGGGATTGTACTCGAGGGCTGTTTCAACGGCCCGTCGGGATATGCAGACCGGCACGAACTCGTCTGGTCGTTGTACTATATGACTTCTATGACTCATGCAGTGAGGTGA
- a CDS encoding IclR family transcriptional regulator: MTKQAVNPVHSLETGFAIVQALQSLDGAGVTELAANLELPKSTVHNYLSTLEQEEYVVNTDGTYRLGTRFLEHGAYARSQLQIYDIAREEVDKLAAETGELANLTVEEHGYGVYLHQSRGDQAVNVDSYVGTRVPLYCTALGKAMLAHFPTDRVDELIDRHGLPKNTDKTLTSREELEAEFEAIRERGFAFDDEERLPGLRCVGAPILSNNNRVLGAVSVAGPTNRLRDNKFRQSVPERVLETVNVIELNVTYA, from the coding sequence ATGACTAAGCAAGCAGTAAATCCCGTCCACTCGCTCGAGACCGGTTTTGCGATAGTCCAGGCACTGCAATCACTTGACGGTGCAGGCGTCACCGAGCTTGCCGCCAATTTGGAATTACCGAAAAGCACCGTTCACAACTATCTTAGTACGCTTGAACAAGAAGAGTACGTCGTCAACACTGACGGAACATATCGACTGGGAACGCGATTTCTTGAACATGGTGCGTACGCACGTTCTCAGTTACAAATCTATGACATCGCTCGAGAAGAAGTCGATAAACTCGCCGCCGAAACTGGGGAGTTGGCAAATCTTACTGTTGAGGAGCATGGGTATGGCGTGTATCTGCATCAATCTCGCGGGGATCAGGCCGTGAACGTCGATTCGTACGTCGGTACTCGTGTGCCCCTTTACTGTACTGCACTTGGAAAAGCGATGCTTGCTCACTTCCCGACTGATCGTGTTGATGAACTCATCGACCGTCATGGGCTACCAAAAAACACAGACAAGACACTTACCTCTCGAGAGGAACTGGAAGCGGAATTTGAGGCCATACGCGAGCGCGGATTTGCGTTTGACGACGAAGAGCGACTGCCTGGCCTGCGCTGTGTTGGCGCTCCAATTCTTTCAAACAATAACCGAGTACTCGGTGCAGTCAGTGTTGCTGGGCCAACGAATCGACTCCGTGACAACAAGTTCCGCCAATCCGTTCCTGAGCGCGTCCTCGAGACTGTGAACGTAATTGAGCTTAATGTGACATACGCGTAG
- a CDS encoding mandelate racemase family protein, with product MAPTITKIVSREFQYPLEDLGTDEHGFNLVYQPGETTHRKLFGLKIHTDTEVTGEYVGGNSPAAAQINMFAEYLVGKNPLEREKHWSEIKRALRKYDRMGIGPIDIALWDFAGKYYDAPIHELLGTYRSKIPAYASTYHGDENGGLDSPEAFADFADECQNMGYTGYKIHGWGGGDASRQIDREIDAIHAVGDRVGDDMDLMYDPACEYETFADALTVGRALDEQGFMWYEDPYRDGGISQHGHNKLGEHLETPILQTEHVRGLEPHTDFIASGATDFVRADPEYDAGITGAMKIVRVAEGFGLDVEFHAPGPAQRQCIAATRNTNYYELALVHPDCQNTQPPVYNGTYSDMLDTIDEDGYVSIPDGPGLGVEYDWEYIEENTTGSVHTYE from the coding sequence ATGGCGCCTACGATTACAAAAATTGTAAGCCGTGAGTTTCAGTATCCTCTAGAGGATCTCGGCACAGATGAGCACGGGTTCAATCTGGTCTATCAACCGGGCGAGACGACCCACCGGAAACTGTTCGGCCTCAAAATCCACACTGATACGGAGGTTACAGGAGAGTACGTCGGCGGCAACTCCCCTGCTGCAGCACAGATCAACATGTTCGCTGAGTATTTGGTGGGGAAAAATCCGCTCGAGCGAGAAAAACACTGGAGCGAAATCAAGCGTGCACTTCGGAAGTACGATCGGATGGGTATCGGTCCAATCGACATCGCGTTGTGGGATTTCGCTGGAAAGTACTACGATGCACCCATTCACGAGTTGTTAGGCACGTATCGGAGTAAGATTCCTGCGTATGCCTCAACGTATCACGGCGATGAAAACGGTGGTCTCGATTCGCCGGAAGCATTTGCAGACTTTGCTGACGAGTGTCAAAACATGGGGTATACGGGATACAAAATCCACGGGTGGGGAGGTGGCGATGCGAGTCGACAGATTGACCGCGAAATAGACGCAATCCACGCTGTCGGCGACCGCGTTGGCGACGACATGGATCTCATGTATGATCCGGCCTGTGAGTACGAGACGTTCGCCGATGCGCTCACAGTCGGCCGTGCGCTCGACGAACAGGGCTTCATGTGGTACGAGGACCCCTACCGCGACGGCGGCATCTCACAGCACGGTCACAACAAGCTCGGTGAGCATCTCGAGACGCCAATTCTACAGACTGAGCACGTGCGTGGCCTCGAGCCACATACTGATTTCATTGCCAGCGGTGCGACGGATTTCGTTCGCGCTGACCCTGAGTACGATGCGGGCATCACGGGTGCGATGAAAATCGTGCGTGTCGCCGAGGGATTCGGGCTCGATGTCGAGTTCCACGCCCCCGGCCCCGCTCAGCGCCAGTGTATCGCTGCAACGCGTAATACCAATTATTATGAGCTCGCACTGGTCCACCCCGACTGTCAGAACACACAACCACCCGTGTACAACGGGACATACTCAGATATGCTCGACACGATCGATGAGGACGGGTACGTCTCAATCCCAGATGGACCGGGGCTCGGAGTTGAGTACGATTGGGAGTACATCGAAGAGAATACAACGGGCTCCGTCCACACATACGAGTAA
- a CDS encoding Gfo/Idh/MocA family protein, whose translation MTYSAGIIGTGGIAGMGILGMHDPDDIGQRKIKASHAGGFDAASGIELVAIADVNEDKLEQFGDAWDIPENQRYVGHEAMLEAESLDVVSVCTPSYLHHRHVIDAAQSAADPSLIWCEKPIASEVSAAQEMVDVCAATDTELLVNHSFRFTDKLQRLHKLIHEEELLGEVRSVSSQFRMELLRNSTHLLDTLVYLLDARAKTVAGHITGENEAVDSLEADQDVDDAGGGGFVVMDDDTFVTVDCTIPRAESSMTLQFIGSEGKLYMNNDDGEWRYWALEDGEHVEQPLPGIEGAWTWEDDYQRAFANAASHIVDVLAGDAENGSPGSEAARSLEIIIAFYLSHHTGGQIDIPLARPLRDVCVTSW comes from the coding sequence ATGACATACTCCGCAGGCATTATTGGGACGGGGGGCATCGCTGGTATGGGAATTCTTGGAATGCACGACCCCGATGACATTGGACAGCGCAAGATCAAAGCCAGTCACGCAGGCGGCTTTGATGCCGCGTCCGGCATTGAATTAGTTGCCATCGCCGATGTCAACGAAGACAAACTCGAGCAGTTTGGTGACGCCTGGGACATCCCAGAGAACCAGCGCTACGTCGGCCACGAGGCGATGCTCGAGGCCGAATCCCTCGATGTCGTCTCGGTCTGTACGCCATCGTACCTGCACCATCGCCACGTCATCGACGCTGCCCAGTCGGCGGCTGATCCGTCACTGATCTGGTGTGAAAAACCGATTGCATCTGAGGTCAGCGCCGCCCAAGAGATGGTTGACGTGTGTGCGGCGACCGACACCGAGTTGCTGGTGAATCACTCGTTCCGTTTTACTGACAAACTCCAGCGATTACACAAACTGATCCACGAAGAGGAGTTGCTCGGAGAGGTCAGATCCGTCAGCAGCCAGTTCCGCATGGAACTCTTGCGAAACTCGACGCATTTACTCGATACACTCGTGTATCTGCTCGATGCCCGTGCAAAAACTGTTGCCGGTCATATAACCGGTGAAAACGAGGCTGTCGATTCTCTCGAGGCCGACCAAGACGTTGATGATGCTGGTGGTGGCGGGTTCGTCGTCATGGATGACGACACGTTCGTTACCGTCGATTGTACGATTCCACGCGCAGAGTCTTCGATGACGTTGCAGTTTATCGGCAGCGAGGGGAAACTCTATATGAATAACGACGACGGGGAATGGCGGTACTGGGCCTTAGAGGATGGCGAGCACGTCGAACAGCCGCTCCCGGGGATCGAAGGGGCATGGACCTGGGAGGATGACTATCAGCGCGCGTTTGCAAATGCCGCTTCCCATATTGTCGATGTTCTTGCTGGCGACGCCGAAAATGGCTCTCCTGGAAGTGAGGCTGCTCGATCCCTTGAGATCATCATCGCCTTCTATCTCTCCCATCATACCGGCGGTCAGATCGATATCCCGCTTGCTCGACCACTTCGTGATGTCTGTGTTACCTCGTGGTGA
- a CDS encoding CaiB/BaiF CoA-transferase family protein yields MTLPLDGIRIADFTQMMQGPWATQKLADMGADVVKIERPGGEWERFLEAGGETLEGTSPFFLAMNRNKRSIELDLKRERGQKLAREFVADADVVVENFRPGVMERFGLDYETVSEQNPDIIYVSASGFGPDGPYVDRPGQDLLLQAMSGLARYTGRRDDPPTPVGTAVVDEHAASLIALHTTMALFHRERTDEGQRVDVNLFNAALDLQCQELTAVLNLEREFERSEEGIAQAWLDAPYGIYETADGYVAIAMAPLETVSDALDLEELAEYAAADAYERRDEIKRLLEAETRTRATDDLVEALLAVDVWVAPVNDFHDVAEDPQVKHNEMLIELEHPDGGTFTTTGSPVDYSKTPATVRTNPPAAGEHTRELLTELGYDETAYKELVADGVVGTLVENDE; encoded by the coding sequence ATGACACTGCCACTCGACGGTATTCGAATAGCCGATTTCACGCAGATGATGCAGGGACCGTGGGCGACCCAGAAACTCGCCGATATGGGTGCGGATGTCGTCAAGATCGAACGACCTGGCGGCGAGTGGGAACGCTTTCTCGAGGCTGGCGGCGAAACACTCGAGGGGACGAGTCCGTTTTTCCTCGCGATGAATCGGAACAAGCGAAGCATCGAACTCGATCTAAAACGCGAACGCGGACAGAAACTTGCTCGTGAGTTCGTTGCGGACGCGGACGTCGTCGTTGAGAACTTCAGACCGGGTGTGATGGAACGGTTCGGCCTCGATTACGAGACGGTCAGTGAACAGAATCCAGACATCATTTATGTCTCAGCGTCGGGGTTCGGTCCCGACGGCCCCTACGTCGACCGGCCCGGACAGGATCTACTCTTGCAAGCGATGAGCGGTCTGGCGAGATACACCGGGCGACGAGACGACCCTCCTACACCCGTCGGAACGGCCGTCGTTGACGAGCACGCCGCGTCGTTGATCGCGCTACACACAACGATGGCGCTCTTTCATCGCGAACGGACCGATGAGGGTCAGCGCGTCGATGTCAACCTCTTCAACGCCGCGCTCGACCTGCAGTGTCAGGAACTGACTGCGGTGCTCAACCTCGAGCGCGAGTTCGAACGAAGCGAAGAAGGCATCGCACAGGCCTGGCTCGACGCACCCTACGGCATCTACGAGACAGCTGACGGCTACGTGGCTATCGCAATGGCTCCGCTAGAGACGGTGTCCGACGCGCTCGATCTCGAGGAACTTGCCGAGTACGCAGCTGCGGATGCCTACGAGCGCCGCGATGAGATCAAGCGACTGCTTGAGGCCGAAACCCGGACTCGAGCGACCGACGATCTCGTCGAGGCGTTACTCGCCGTCGATGTGTGGGTTGCACCAGTCAACGACTTTCACGATGTCGCCGAGGATCCACAGGTCAAACACAACGAGATGCTGATCGAACTCGAGCACCCTGATGGAGGGACGTTCACGACGACTGGCTCACCAGTCGACTACTCGAAAACGCCCGCAACGGTTCGGACGAATCCACCAGCTGCAGGAGAACACACCCGTGAACTACTCACGGAACTCGGGTATGACGAGACAGCGTACAAGGAGCTCGTTGCTGACGGGGTTGTTGGAACACTAGTTGAAAATGACGAGTGA